From the Harpia harpyja isolate bHarHar1 chromosome 16, bHarHar1 primary haplotype, whole genome shotgun sequence genome, one window contains:
- the LOC128152955 gene encoding acyl-CoA 6-desaturase-like, with product MGKGGEKGGEAGEAEAQIRFYTWEEIQKHNLRTDKWLVIERKVYNVTKWANRHPGGHRVISHCAGEDATDAFQAFHINPTLVQKFLKPLLIGELAPGEPSQDRDKNSQLVEDFRTLRKTAEDMNLFRANPLFFSLYFGHIIAMEVLAWLMVSYFGTGWITTLILACILTTSQTQAGWLQHDFGHLSVFKKSSWNHIVHKFIIGHLKGASANWWNHRHFQHHAKPNIFEKDPDVNMLHIFVLGDTQPVEYGKKKLKYLPYNHQHEYFFLIFPPLLIPVYFQIQIISTMIRRRFWADLAWAISYYMRYFITYIPFYGVLGSLSLLTFVRFLESHWFVWVTQMNHIPMEIDCEKHRDWLSSQVAATCNIEQSFFNDWFTGHLNFQIEHHLFPTMPRHNFWKVKPLVKSLCAKYGVQYEEKPLGKAFVDIIGSLKKSGDLWLDAYLHK from the exons ATGGGGAAAGGGGGTGAGAAAggaggggaggcgggggaggCGGAGGCGCAAATCCGCTTCTACACCTGGGAGGAGATCCAGAAGCACAACCTGAGGACGGACAAGTGGCTGGTGATAGAGCGAAAGGTTTATAATGTCACCAAGTGGGCAAACAGACACCCGGGGGGTCATCGAGTGATCAGCCACTGCGCCGGCGAAGATGCCACG GATGCATTCCAGGCCTTCCATATCAATCCCACCTTGGTGCAAAAGTTTCTCAAGCCATTACTTATCGGAGAGCTTGCTCCAGGGGAACCTAGCCAGGACCGAGATAAAAAC TCCCAGCTGGTGGAGGATTTCCGGACCCTGAGGAAGACAGCAGAGGACATGAACTTGTTCAGAGCAAAtcctttgttcttctctcttTACTTCGGCCATATTATTGCAATGGAAGTTTTGGCTTGGTTAATGGTTTCATACTTCGGTACTGGCTGGATCACAACTCTCATCCTCGCCTGCATCCTTACAACTTCCCAG ACCCAGGCAGGGTGGCTGCAACATGATTTTGGACACCTCTCTGTCTTTAAGAAGTCTTCCTGGAACCACATCGTTCACAAGTTTATCATTGGACACCTGAAG GGTGCCTCTGCAAACTGGTGGAACCATCGTCACTTCCAACACCATGCCAAGCCCAATATATTCGAGAAGGACCCAGATGTGAACATGCTGCATATTTTTGTCCTCGGAGATACACAGCCTGTTGAG TATGGCAAGAAGAAGCTGAAGTACCTGCCTTACAACCACCAGCACGAGTACTTCTTCCTCA TCTTCCCGCCTCTGCTCATCCCTGTGTATTTCCAAATCCAAATCATCTCGACCATGATCAGGCGCAGGTTCTGGGCG GACCTAGCCTGGGCCATCAGCTACTACATGCGCTACTTCATCACATACATCCCATTCTATGGCGTTCTGGGATCCCTGTCTCTCCTCACTTTTGTCAG GTTTCTGGAGAGTCACTGGTTTGTGTGGGTCACCCAGATGAATCACATTCCAATGGAAATTGATTGTGAGAAGCACAGAGACTGGCTTAGCTCTCAG GTGGCAGCCACTTGCAATATCGAGCAGTCCTTTTTCAATGACTGGTTCACCGGGCACCTGAATTTTCAAATCGAGCACCA CCTGTTTCCAACAATGCCGCGGCACAATTTCTGGAAGGTGAAACCTTTGGTGAAGTCATTGTGTGCCAAGTATGGAGTCCAATATGAAGAGAAGCCTCTTGGAAAAGCATTTGTAGACATCATTGG GTCCCTAAAGAAATCTGGAGATCTATGGCTGGATGCTTACCTCCATAAGTGA